CCGGGGTGACCTTCCACGAAGTGCTCGCGAAGTCGGCGCTCAACAAGGTGCCCGGCCAGTCCGCGATGCCCTTCGGCTGGACCATCAACCCCTACCGGGGCTGCACCCATGCTTGTGCCTATTGCCTGCATCCCGAGACCTCGATCACGATGGCCGACGGTCGACAGCAGCCGCTGTGGTCGGTCGAGGTCGGCGACGAAGTGCTCGGAACGCATGTGGTCGACGGGTTTCGCAGGTACACGGCCTCGAAAGTTCTCGCGAAGTGGGAATCGCGCAAGCGCGCGTACCGCGTATCACTCGCCGACGGCACCGAGCTCATCGCAAGCGGCGATCACCGATTCCTGACGAACCGAGGGTGGAAGTATGTGACGGGCGCGATGTTCGGCCCCGGGCAGCGCCCTTACCTCACCACGGCGAACTCGCTGATCGGGTTCGGGAGCCGAGGCGTCGGTCGCGCCCCATCCGTGCTGTCCGACGAGTACGTCCGCGGCTACCTCTCCGGGATGATCCGGGGCGACGGAATGATGCTCCGTCGCACTTATCCGCGAAGTCGTGGCGGATCGTATGTCGCACACCACTTCCGGCTCGCCCTCGCCGATGAAGAGGCACTCGCAAGATCGCGCATGTATCTCGCGACCGTCGGTGTCTCGACGAATCAATTCCCCTTCTCGGGAGCCACCGAGACGCGTCGAGCCATGACCGCGATCCGCACGAGTCGTCGTGCAGATTTCGACGCGATCACGGAGGTGATCGCATGGCCGCCGATCCGTTCACGGGAGTGGCACGCCGGTTTCCTTGGCGGGGTGTTCGATGCTGAAGGATCGTGTTCACGCAGCGTCCTCCGCATCTCCAATTCCGATGAGGCGATTCTGCACTCGATTGAGGTCGCGCTCGCTGTGTTCGGGATCCCGTTCATCCGAGAAGCACCTCACCTCAATGGGGTCGCGAATATACGGATCACGGGCGGGTTGTCGTCACGGAACGCCTTCTTCGCAATCGCACAGCCAGCGATCACGCGAAAACTGCAACTTGTCGGGGCCATGGTGAAGACCACCGCCGACCTCAGCATCGCAGCTATCGATGATCTCGGCCAAGACGTCGACATGCTCGACATCACCACGACGACGGGGGACTTCATTGCGAACGGAGTCGTCAGCCACAACTGCTTCGCGCGGCCCACGCACACGTACCTCGACCTCGACGCCGGCGACGACTTCGATCGCCAGATCATCGTGAAGGTGAACGTCGCCGACGTGCTGCGCACCGAGCTCGCGAAACCGTCGTGGAAGCGCGACGCGGTGGCGCTCGGCACGAACACCGATCCATACCAGCGAGCCGAGGGCCGATACACGCTCATGCCGGGCATCATCGACGCGCTCGCCACGAGCGGCACGCCGTTCAGCATCCTCACGAAGGGCACGCTGCTGCGCCGCGATCTTCCGCTCATCGCCGAGGCGGCCAAGCTCGTGCCCGTCGACGTCGCCATGTCGATCGCGATCTATGACCACGAGCTGCAGCAATCGGTCGAGCCGGGCACGCCCAGTGCGAAGGCGAGGCTCGCGACGGTCTCGGCGGTTCGGGAGGCCGGCCTCGATTGCGCGGTCTTCCTGATGCCGATCCTGCCGTACCTCACTGATTCGAAGGCGCACCTCGACGATGCCTTGCGGCAGGCGAAGTCCGCCGGCGCCACGAGTGTGCTCTACACCGCGTTGCATCTCAGGGCCGGCGTGAAACCGTGGTTCATGCAGTGGCTGGAACGAGAACACCCTGAGCTCGTGCCGAAGTATCGGTCGATGTACTACGGCAACAATGCCTACGCGCCGAAGGCGTACCGGCGCTGGCTCGGCGAACGGATCCATCCGCTCATCAGGGCTCACGGGCTCGAGCGAGGTCGCGAAGATCCGGTCACGGGCGGCATCCGCTCGACCGCGCTCACCGGGGGAGCGGCCGTCGAGCTTCCCGAGGTCTTCGGCAGTCCGGCGGATCCCGCAGCCCTCTTCTGAGGTGCTCCGCCGGCCTGATCGCGGCACGGCGACGGCGCGGCGACGGCGCGGCGAGCTCGTGGGCTGCGCCGGCCGCCCACAAACTGGGATAATCCGCAGAAGCCCGAAGGCAGATCGTCGGTCTCGGGTGGAAGCAAGGGGGAGGAACCCGATGACGTTGGGCTTGCCCGGCCACCTCGCGCGCGATTCGATGAGCCGCGCCCTCGTCACCGCGGGCCACTTCGCGGCCTTCACGTGTCTTGCAGCAGCCGCGACCGTCGCAATCGTCTCGGCGATCGTCTTCGGCGACATCGACGACTGGGCGGCGTTCATCCTCACCGTCGCCATGGCCGTATTCCTCGTCGCCGTCTCCATCTTCCCGACCGTGACGCTCACCGTCGTCTACCTGGTCGTCGGTGCGGCCGTCGTGTGCGCACTCACCGTCATCGTCATGGGCCCCGACGGGGGATTCGCGAACACGAACAATGCGCTCAGCGCGCTCCCGCTCATCGCGCTGCTCCTCGTCGGTGGCGCGGGGAGCGGTTCGGTGACCGCACTCGTGTGGGCAGCACTCGGGTACGGCCTCGGCGAGGCAGCGACCTTCCTCGGGGTCGCGCTCGTCGGCGGCACGTACGCGCCGAACCTGGCCGCGGCGGGTGCGTTCGGGCTCGTCGTCATCGTGCGCACCTTCGACGGGTTGAGCCGACGATCGGATTCGCGCCAAAACGCCGGGCTGCATCGCGCGAGCCAGCAGTCGCATGAACTCGAGATCCGTCACGACTACGAGCTCCGCGCCACCGCCAGACTTCACGACACCGCGCTCAGCCACCTCGTCGCGATCGCCGCTGCGGGCTCGGGGCCCGTCGACGAACGGCTGCGCGTGGGCATCCGGCAGGACCTCGGCCTCATCGTCGGCCGCGACTGGGTGACCGATCACGCCGAGACCAATGGTTCGGGCGACATCGGGGCGCGAGCGGGTGCCCGCCCACCGGCATCCGTCGACGTGGAACGACTGCCGTACGCCGTGGCGGCGGCGGCCAATGCCGGGCTCGAGGTTCGCGTGACCGGTGACCTCGCGGTGCTCGGCGCGCTCGGACCCAGGCGAGCTGCTGCGCTCGATGCGGCCGTGGCCCAATGTCTCATCAACGTCGCGCGGCACGCCGGCGTCGACGAGGCCGAGGTCGCCGTGGGGCTCGGCGGCGGCGAGGTGACGGTCGCCGTCATGGACAGCGGGGTGGGCTTCGACGAACAGGAGGTGCCCCAAGATCGCATCGGGTTGCGCACCTCGATCCGCGCCCGCATCGAGCAGGAGCAGGGCGCCGTGCGCCTCTGGTCGACGAAGGGCATCGGCACGACGATCGTCTTGACCGTGCCGGAGGGCGGCGAATGAGCGCGAGAATGCGCCTGACGCAGCAGGAGGCCGACCCGATCGGCGGCATCACGGCCGCGCCCATCGTCTGGGTCGGCGCGGTGCTGGCGGTCGGTGCCGCGATCGCGCTGACGTGGCTCCACTGGAGTGAAGTGAGCTGGCCGGTGGCCGCCGTGCTCGCGATCGCGCTCGTCGCTGCTGCCGGCATCGCCGCCGCGATCTCCGCGTCACCGGCCCGGGCGCCGTTCACGACCGACCGGCTCTGGCTCGTGGTTGCGTTCGGAGTCGGTGCGGCGATCGCCGAGTACGTGAGCACGATCGGCGCCGACACGTATCTCTACGACAACTTCGGACCGGCCGTGATCGGACTGCTCATCCTCTCCGTCGCACCGTATTGCACCTGGGCGTCGCTTGTGCTGGCCGGGGTGATGGCGTCGGCAGTGCTCTCGATCCTCGTGATCGGCACGTCGACGTACATTGCCACGATCGCTCCGATCGGCGCCGTCATCGCCGTGAACTCCGCGCCGACGCTCGCGATGTCGGCGGCCGCGGCTGGCTACGCGTATTCGATCGTCGGCGAGACGCTGAGATGGCAGCGCGAAGCGAATCGGGCCGCGCTGCAGCGCGATGCCGAGTTGCGCGCCGGCATCGCGCGTTCGGTGCAGCAGAGCCGGGTCTCGGTGCTCGGGCGTGAGGTGCTCCCGTTCCTCGCCGGTGTGATGACCGCCGATCGCATCTCGGTGGCCGACGCCGATCGTGCCCGCGAACTCGCCGAGGCGTTGCGTCGAGCGCTGAAGGCCGGCATCGAGTCCACGTGGCTCGACGACCTCGCCGCGAACGTGCAGCAGAGCCGGGGTGTCGAGACCGTCGTCGTCGATCCCGCGGGAGCGGCGGCCGATCTCGATGGCGACCAGCGCTCTGCGCTCACCGCCCTCATCTCGTGGCTCGGCGATGCTTCGCGCTCGACCGCGATCCGTGTCGTGTTCGGTCGTGACGGCGAACGCCGCAAGATCACCCTGACGACTCAGAGCGGCGCAGCCCCGCCGTCGCGTCGTGAGCTCGAGCGGTTCGTCGTCGTGGCACGTGCGGTCGCATTACGCGCGGAATCGACCCAAACGCGAGAGAATGTCACGGTGGAGTTCAGTTATGTCGCCGAATGAGTCCCAGGCGACCAACCCGTACCGACTCGCGCTGCTCGACGATCACGGACTCATCGTCGACAGCCTCGCCCGATGGTTCGAAGATAGCGCGCCCGATTTCGACGTCGTGGTGCGCGCGACCAGCTGGATGGAGCTGATCAGGAGCCCCGAGTTCCCCGTCGATCTCGTGCTGATGGACCTGCAGCTCGGCGACACTGTCTCGATCGAATCGCGCATCCGCGCGTGCCGGGCTGCGGGTGCGAAGGTGCTCGTCGTCACCGCGCTCGACGACGACGAGTCGCGCGAACGATCGCTCGCAGCCGGCGCGGCGGGATTCGTGTCGAAAACCCTCCCGGCCGACGAGCTTGTCGAGATGGCGCGGCGAGCGGTCCGCGGAGAGCGGCTGCCGCGGCATCCGTCACGAACTACCACAGGTCACAGCAGACACTCGTCCGACCCGGCGACGAAACCCGTCGATGCGCCCGTGGGCGTGCACCTCAGCCCCGCCGAGGAGCGAGCGCTGCGGTACTACGTCCAGGGCCTCAGTACTCTTGAGGTGAGCCGCCGCATGGACGTCGGATACGAGACGGCGAAGACCTACCTCCGGCGCGTTCGCGAAAAGTACGCGAAGGCCGACCGCCCTGCGAGCCGCAAGTCGGAGCTGATCCGCCGTGCGGCGGAGGATGGATACCTCGAATAGATGGCGAAGCTGTACTTCCGCTATGGGGCGATGAACTCCGGCAAGTCGACGGCATTGCTCCAGGCGGCGTTCAACTACGAGGAACGAGGCCATCGAGTACTGCTCGCGAAGCCGGCGATCGACACCAAGGGCGACCGCCACATCGTCTCGCGGCTCGGCAACGTGCGTGAGGTCGACTTCACGATCGAGCCAGACACCGGGGTCATCGAGCGATTCCAGCAGCACCGCACGCGAGTGATCGAAGACCACGGCCGTGACGTGAGTTGCCTGCTCATCGACGAGGCGCAGTTCCTGAGCTCCGACCAGGTCGACGACTTGCTGCGCATCGCGCTCCTCGACGACATCCCGGTGCTCGCCTACGGCATCCGCACCGACTTTCAGACCGTCGCCTTTCCCGGCAGCAGGCGGCTCCTCGAGATCTCGCACAGCCTCGAGGAGCTGAAGACCATCTGCCGCTGCGGCCGCAAGGCGATCTTCAACGCTCGCCTCATCGACGGCCGCTTCGTCTTCGATGGGGTCCAGGTGGCGATCGACGGAGCGGATGTCACCTATGAGTCGCTCTGCGGCGTGTGCTATCTCGAGGAGAGCGGTGGCGTGCTGAACGGCCGGCACTGAGCGGCAACGCGCGGAGCGGATGCTGCGCGCCCGCCGAAAATGGGCGTACAATCTATCCTCCGCCCGCCCCATTTCGGGGGGCATTTGGCTGACTGGCCTCTCGCGAACGTATGCCGACGGGTAACCTTTCGAGTAGTTCGCCTGATGGCGGGCCATATCGGCCCCACGACGGCCGGCGGCGGAGGTACTTCATGACCTTGACGCGGCAGTCGACGACCGACTCTCCAGCAGCGGCCGTCGCAACGTGGCAGCGCGCGTACGCGTCTCGCCTGCTCATCAGCGACCTCATCGTGATCGTCGTCGCGGTCTACGGTTCGCAACTCCTTCGCTTCGGAACGAACGAGCGGACGGTCATCATCCCGGGCCTGCAGGACGCAGACATCACGATGACCTACACGCTCATGTCGGCGATCCTCGTGGTCGGCTGGTTTCTCTCCCTCTCGCTCTTCGCCACGCGCGACGGCACGGTCATCGGCACGGGGACGGCCGAGTACAAGCGCATCGCCGATGGCACGATCCGGTTGTTCGCCCTGCTCGCCATCGGCGCGTTCCTGCTGCAGTCCGAGATCGGTCGCGGCTACCTCCTCGTGGCGTTGCCGCTCGGCCTCGCGCTCCTGTTGCTCTCGCGGTGGCTGTGGCGGAAGTGGCTCGTACGCCGTCGTGCGACGGGGGCGTACTCGCATCGTGCGATCCTCATGGGGGAGCGCCAGAAGTCGGTGCACGTGGCGCAGCAGATGGCGCGCGACGGCAGCTCCGGCATCGAGATCGTCGGCGCCATCACCGAGCATGGCGGGGCCCAGCGGCAGCTCGCGCCCGGCATTCCCGTGCTCGGCGACTACGCGAACTTCGCTCAGGTGCTCGAGGACGCCCGCGCCGACACCATCGTCTTCACCGGTGCCGACACCATCGATCCGCGTGGCATGCGCGAGCTCGGCTGGCAGCTCGAGGCCACGTCGACCATCCTCATCGTGGCTCCGGCGCTGACGGATGTCGCGGGCCCGCGCATCCACGCCCGCCCGGTGGCCGGGCTCCCGCTCATCCAGGTCGACTATCCCAAGTTCACGGGTCGTAAGTATGCGGCCAAGCGCGCGTTCGACCTGGTGATCTCGTCGCTCGCGCTCGTCGTGCTGAGCCCGGTGTTCCTCGTGATCGGGCTGCTGGTGCGGAATGGCAGTCGGGGTCCCGTGTTCTACCTGCAGGAGCGGGTTGGGCTCAACGGCAGACGGTTCCGCATGCTGAAGTTCCGGTCGATGGTGGTCGACGCCGAGGCGCAGCTGCCCTCGCTCCTCGACCGCTCCGAGGGCAGTGGGGTGCTCTTCAAGCTGAAGGCCGACCCGCGTGTGACTCGCATCGGTGCTGTGCTGCGCCGATACAGCCTCGACGAGCTCCCGCAGCTCGTGAACGTGCTGCTGGGTGACATGTCGCTCGTCGGGCCCCGCCCGCCACTCGCGTCCGAGGCCGAGAGGTACGACGAGAGGACGCGCCGTCGCCTGCTGGTGCGGCCGGGCATCACGGGCCTGTGGCAGACGCAGGGTCGCTCCGATCTGTCGTGGGAGGACAGCGTGCGGCTCGATCTCTACTATGTCGAGAACTGGTCGCTGACCGGCGACATCATCGTGCTCTACCGCACGGTCCGAGCGGTCGCTCGAGCCGAGGGCGCCTATTGACGGGCGGTGCGCGGCGTGCGCGAGGCGTGCACTCGGGTTTGTGCGTCTAGGCTAGGCCCTCGTGACGAATCGAGAGTTCAGTTCCGTGTCCGACTCCGGCCGCCAGCGCTCGCGGTCGAAGAAGAAGCGACGTTCGCGCCGGGTCGTTCACGCGATCGTCTGGCCGCTGCTCGCGCTCGTCGTCGTCGGAGGCGGGTTCGCCGCGTTGACGCTCTTCAACGATGCGATGTCGGTGCGTGCCGACCTCGAGGCCGCGCGCACCTCGATCTCCGAATTCCAGAGCGCAGCGACGGCCCGCGAGCTCGACCGGCTGCAGCCGATTGCCGATGATCTAGCGGCATCCGCTGATGCTGCTGTCGACCCCACGGCGTCGCCGACCTGGCGCATGGGCGAGCTGATCCCGGTCGTCGGCGAGAATCTCCGCGCGGTGCGCGTGATCGCCGAGGGCGTCGACGAGGTGTCGACGGAGATCGTGAACCCGGCCGTCGGGCTGATCGGCTCCTTCGGGCTGCAGCGCGACGAGGCGACCGGCGGCTTCGATCTCGCGCCGCTGCGTGAGGCGACCGAGATCACCGCCACCGCCGATCGGGTCGTCACCGACCTGCACGAGAGGGTGCAGTCGATCGACACGGATGCCACGATCGGTCAGGTCTCGGAGGCCGTCGTCGAGTTCGAGCAGATGCTCGGCTCGGCGCAGCAGACCATCCCGCAGCTGAACGGCGCCCTGGCGGGCGTCGGCGCGCTGCTCGGCGTCGACGGACCGAAGAACGTCGTACTCGCGTTCTTGAACAATGCCGAGGCCGCGGCGCTCGGCGGCGGGCCGGCATCCCAGACCCTGGTGCAGGTCGACAACGGCACGGTCGACATCGCACGACAGGTGTCGAGCAACGACTTCCTCAACCGCACCCCGCTCGACATCCAGGTCGATGAAAGCGCGAGCCAGCTCTACAACGACATCTTCTTCAACCAGAACAATGCGTCGACGAGCCGGCCCGACTTCCCGACCGCGGCGCAGTTCATCACGGCGCACTGGCAGCGTGAGCAGGGTCTCACGCCTGACGTCGTCGTGTCGATCGATCCCATCGCCCTCTCGCGCTTGCTCGAGGTCACGGGGCCGGTCACGCTGACCGACGGCGAGCAGCTCGACAGCGGCAACGTCGTCTCGAAACTGCTCAACGAGGCGTACTTCAGGTACCCCGAAGGCGGTGCGGAGTCCGACGCCTACTTCGCCGCCGCGGCATCCGCGGTTTTCGATCGCATCATGTCGGCCGACTATGACATCTATGACATGGGCCAAGCCGTCATCGACGCCGCGAACCGCGGCACGCTCATGATGTGGAGTGCCGACCCCGCCGTCCAGCAGCTCTTCGACGACACGCGACTGCAGGGCGTGCTGCCGAAGACCAACGTCGGCGCCACGGTGCTCGGCATCTACTTCCGCGACCGTTCGTCGTCGAAGATCGACTACTACTTGCACAGCGAGGCGACGATCACGACCGACACCTGCACGCCCGATGCGCCGAGCTACACGGTCGAGACGCGCCTATGGTTCGACATCCCGGGCGACATCGAGCTGCCCCCTTACGTCGACAGCGGGCTGTATGACTTCTACCGCACCGAGGTGTTCCTCTACGGACCCGCCGGCGGCACGACCATCGCGGTCGAGGTTCCCGAGTCCGGCCTCCAGACCGTGACCGGCCCGTCGGTCGTCGACCTGGGTCGACCGGCAGAGAAGTTCACGGTTGACCTCGTGAACGGCCAGACCGCGGTGGTGCGCGCGACCTTTGCCGGTACGCCCGGCCCCGGCCCCACCGAAGTTCGCGCCACGCCGATGATCAACCCCACTACCGTCACCATGGCCGAGGCGCCCTGCGGCTGACCCCGAACAGTGGACCGTCCACTTGACCCTTTGCCGGGCCAAGAGAGGCCGGTTCTCCGGCGATAGGAGTGCACTCGATTTGACAACCGTCGGGCCCACAGGCATGGTGTGGAGACGCTATAGGGGCCAGCGTATGCGCGATCAACGAGTGATTCTGCGGGAGACATCGAACTCGTTGTTCGTAACCTCCTCGTAATCCATCGTGTTGCGGAGGGTCATCTGTGGCTGCCATCATGGCGACACGTGGCAACAACGGGGGGCGCGGCCACGGCTGCGTCTCGGGCAGGAGGAGCAGTGGAACTGCACGACTATATCCGCGTGCTGCGAAAAAGCTGGGTCACCATCGTGGCGCTGACGCTCGTCGGAATCGGCGTCGCGGCAGCGTACGCGCTGCTGCAGACGCCGAACTACAGCACCTCGGCGAAGGTCTTCGTGTCGACGTCGAACAGCGGCAGCGTCTCCGAGCTGGCGCAGAGCAACAACTTCTCACAGCAACGAGTCAAGACGTACACCAGCCTCGTGACCACGCCGATGGTGCTCTTGCCGGTCGTCGACGAGTTGAAGCTCGACCTGACCGCCGGTCAACTCTCGAGGCTCGTGACCGCCTCGGTTGCGCCGGACACGACGCTCATCGAGATCACGGTCGGCAACAAGGACCCCGAGCTCGCGGCTGAGATCGCCACTGCGGTCTCGGAGAGCCTCACCCTGATCGTGCAGTCGATCGATTCGCCCGCGGCAGGCATTGAGACCGAGGCCACCGCCTCGCCCGTGCGACTCACGCTCGTGCAGCCGGCGACAGTGCCGCAGCGACCGGTGAGCCCGAACGTGCCGCTCTACATCGCTCTCGGCGCGCTCGTGGGCCTCGCGCTGGGCGTCGGGCTCGCAGTGCTCCGTGAGATGCTCGACACGCGAATCCGCAATGAGCGCGATGTACAGCACATCACCGACGTGCCGATCATCGGCGGGATCGTCTTCGACCCCAAGGCTAAGGAGCGTCCGCTCATCGTGCAGGCCGACCCGCACTCGCCGCGGGCCGAGTCGTTCCGCACGCTGCGCACGAACCTCCAATTCCTCGACACCGACCGCACCCGGCGCATGTTCGTCGTGACGTCGTCGATCCAGTCCGAGGGCAAGTCCACCACGGCCGCGAACCTCGCCATCGCGGTCGCCGATTCGGGTGCCCGTGTGCTGCTCGTCGACGCCGACCTTCGCCGCCCGAAGGTCGCCGACTACATGGGCATCGAGGGCGCGGTGGGTCTCACCGACTTGCTCATCGGGCGCGCCGAGCTACAGGATGTCGTGCAGCGCTGGGGTCGAAACAACCTGTTCGTGCTGCCCGCCGGCAGCGTTCCGCCGAACCCGAGTGAGCTCCTGGGCTCGACGGCGATGGTGTCGACCATCGAGGAGCTGGGCCGGGCATTCGACGTCGTGCTGTTCGACGCGCCGCCGCTCCTGCCGGTGACCGACGCCGCGGTGCTCACCCGCAGTGTCGGCGGTGCCATCGTCGTCGTCTCCGCGGGCCGGGCGCACCGGGCACACCTCGAGGGTGCGATCGCGGCCCTCGCCAACGTCGACGCGCAGATATCCGGCATCGTCCTGACGATGCTGCCCACCAAGGGGCCTGATGCCTACGGCTATGGCCGCTATGGCTATGGCTATGGCTACGGCTACGCCTCCTCCGCCGCCGAGACGGAGAGCCCGCGCAGCGCGAAGGCGGCCGCGAAGGCGGCCGCGAAGAATGGCGTTGGCGTGTGAGCCTCTCGATCCTCGTCGTCTGCACGGGCAACGTGTGCCGTTCGCCGTTGGCCGAGCAACTGCTCGCGGCGCGCTTCGCGGATGCCGGCTTCGACGCGACCGTATACAGCGCGGGCACGGCCGCGCTCGTCGGCGAGCCCATGCCGGTCCAGGCGGTCGCGCTCTCGACGCGCTATGGGGGCGTTCCCGGCAATCATGTGGGCGTGCAGCTCACTCAGCAGCTCGTCGACGCCGCCGACCTCGTGCTCACCGCCTCTCGCGAACACCGCGCGGCGGTGGCGTCCATGGTTCCGAGGGCTGCCCGGCGCTCGTACACGCTGCGCGAGTTCGCGCGCATCGTGCAATTCCTCGAGCAGGATCCCGATGGCTTCGTGAGCCTTGCCGAGGCCTCGTCACCGCTCGAGATCATCGGTGCCGTCTCGACGAACCGAGGATTCGCCACACGGCCCAACTTGGCGATCAACGACGACGTGGTCGACCCGTTTGGGCGTTCTTCCGAGGTCTACGAAGAGTCCGGCCGCGTCATCGAGGCCGCGGTCACCGCGATCGTGCGGGCCTTCACCGCAGTGTCGAGGACGGGCCGTGGTGACGCAGCGTAAGCGGAAGCGAGGCGAATCGTGGCCGAGCTGGTGGGCCTTCGGTGTCATCGCTGCGCTCGTGCTGGTGGATGTCGTGCTCGTCTCGATGGCGCTCGCCTCGACGCGGCCGTCTGACGCGAGCGGCGCGGATGGTGTCGCCGCGCCCCTGACCACGTCGTCGGCGAGCGTGATCGCAACGCCGACGCCGACGCCGACGCCCACGCCCACGCCGACACCCTCGGCCGCACCGACGCCCGAAGCGAGCTCAGTCGCGGCGCAGTCGGTCGTGTTGAGCGGGGTCGATGACCTGGTCGCCTACCGTGCGGTCACCGGCGCGTGCCCCGACACCGCGGCACTCCTCGAGGTGACGGTCGACGGGGGCG
The Agromyces albus DNA segment above includes these coding regions:
- a CDS encoding intein-containing Rv2578c family radical SAM protein — translated: MRWSGQELGVEQSDALPGLAKLNNLVRSVQTPDFAGVTFHEVLAKSALNKVPGQSAMPFGWTINPYRGCTHACAYCLHPETSITMADGRQQPLWSVEVGDEVLGTHVVDGFRRYTASKVLAKWESRKRAYRVSLADGTELIASGDHRFLTNRGWKYVTGAMFGPGQRPYLTTANSLIGFGSRGVGRAPSVLSDEYVRGYLSGMIRGDGMMLRRTYPRSRGGSYVAHHFRLALADEEALARSRMYLATVGVSTNQFPFSGATETRRAMTAIRTSRRADFDAITEVIAWPPIRSREWHAGFLGGVFDAEGSCSRSVLRISNSDEAILHSIEVALAVFGIPFIREAPHLNGVANIRITGGLSSRNAFFAIAQPAITRKLQLVGAMVKTTADLSIAAIDDLGQDVDMLDITTTTGDFIANGVVSHNCFARPTHTYLDLDAGDDFDRQIIVKVNVADVLRTELAKPSWKRDAVALGTNTDPYQRAEGRYTLMPGIIDALATSGTPFSILTKGTLLRRDLPLIAEAAKLVPVDVAMSIAIYDHELQQSVEPGTPSAKARLATVSAVREAGLDCAVFLMPILPYLTDSKAHLDDALRQAKSAGATSVLYTALHLRAGVKPWFMQWLEREHPELVPKYRSMYYGNNAYAPKAYRRWLGERIHPLIRAHGLERGREDPVTGGIRSTALTGGAAVELPEVFGSPADPAALF
- a CDS encoding sensor histidine kinase, coding for MTLGLPGHLARDSMSRALVTAGHFAAFTCLAAAATVAIVSAIVFGDIDDWAAFILTVAMAVFLVAVSIFPTVTLTVVYLVVGAAVVCALTVIVMGPDGGFANTNNALSALPLIALLLVGGAGSGSVTALVWAALGYGLGEAATFLGVALVGGTYAPNLAAAGAFGLVVIVRTFDGLSRRSDSRQNAGLHRASQQSHELEIRHDYELRATARLHDTALSHLVAIAAAGSGPVDERLRVGIRQDLGLIVGRDWVTDHAETNGSGDIGARAGARPPASVDVERLPYAVAAAANAGLEVRVTGDLAVLGALGPRRAAALDAAVAQCLINVARHAGVDEAEVAVGLGGGEVTVAVMDSGVGFDEQEVPQDRIGLRTSIRARIEQEQGAVRLWSTKGIGTTIVLTVPEGGE
- a CDS encoding response regulator transcription factor, coding for MSPNESQATNPYRLALLDDHGLIVDSLARWFEDSAPDFDVVVRATSWMELIRSPEFPVDLVLMDLQLGDTVSIESRIRACRAAGAKVLVVTALDDDESRERSLAAGAAGFVSKTLPADELVEMARRAVRGERLPRHPSRTTTGHSRHSSDPATKPVDAPVGVHLSPAEERALRYYVQGLSTLEVSRRMDVGYETAKTYLRRVREKYAKADRPASRKSELIRRAAEDGYLE
- a CDS encoding thymidine kinase; translated protein: MAKLYFRYGAMNSGKSTALLQAAFNYEERGHRVLLAKPAIDTKGDRHIVSRLGNVREVDFTIEPDTGVIERFQQHRTRVIEDHGRDVSCLLIDEAQFLSSDQVDDLLRIALLDDIPVLAYGIRTDFQTVAFPGSRRLLEISHSLEELKTICRCGRKAIFNARLIDGRFVFDGVQVAIDGADVTYESLCGVCYLEESGGVLNGRH
- a CDS encoding sugar transferase, with translation MTLTRQSTTDSPAAAVATWQRAYASRLLISDLIVIVVAVYGSQLLRFGTNERTVIIPGLQDADITMTYTLMSAILVVGWFLSLSLFATRDGTVIGTGTAEYKRIADGTIRLFALLAIGAFLLQSEIGRGYLLVALPLGLALLLLSRWLWRKWLVRRRATGAYSHRAILMGERQKSVHVAQQMARDGSSGIEIVGAITEHGGAQRQLAPGIPVLGDYANFAQVLEDARADTIVFTGADTIDPRGMRELGWQLEATSTILIVAPALTDVAGPRIHARPVAGLPLIQVDYPKFTGRKYAAKRAFDLVISSLALVVLSPVFLVIGLLVRNGSRGPVFYLQERVGLNGRRFRMLKFRSMVVDAEAQLPSLLDRSEGSGVLFKLKADPRVTRIGAVLRRYSLDELPQLVNVLLGDMSLVGPRPPLASEAERYDERTRRRLLVRPGITGLWQTQGRSDLSWEDSVRLDLYYVENWSLTGDIIVLYRTVRAVARAEGAY
- a CDS encoding DUF4012 domain-containing protein, translating into MSDSGRQRSRSKKKRRSRRVVHAIVWPLLALVVVGGGFAALTLFNDAMSVRADLEAARTSISEFQSAATARELDRLQPIADDLAASADAAVDPTASPTWRMGELIPVVGENLRAVRVIAEGVDEVSTEIVNPAVGLIGSFGLQRDEATGGFDLAPLREATEITATADRVVTDLHERVQSIDTDATIGQVSEAVVEFEQMLGSAQQTIPQLNGALAGVGALLGVDGPKNVVLAFLNNAEAAALGGGPASQTLVQVDNGTVDIARQVSSNDFLNRTPLDIQVDESASQLYNDIFFNQNNASTSRPDFPTAAQFITAHWQREQGLTPDVVVSIDPIALSRLLEVTGPVTLTDGEQLDSGNVVSKLLNEAYFRYPEGGAESDAYFAAAASAVFDRIMSADYDIYDMGQAVIDAANRGTLMMWSADPAVQQLFDDTRLQGVLPKTNVGATVLGIYFRDRSSSKIDYYLHSEATITTDTCTPDAPSYTVETRLWFDIPGDIELPPYVDSGLYDFYRTEVFLYGPAGGTTIAVEVPESGLQTVTGPSVVDLGRPAEKFTVDLVNGQTAVVRATFAGTPGPGPTEVRATPMINPTTVTMAEAPCG
- a CDS encoding polysaccharide biosynthesis tyrosine autokinase, which produces MELHDYIRVLRKSWVTIVALTLVGIGVAAAYALLQTPNYSTSAKVFVSTSNSGSVSELAQSNNFSQQRVKTYTSLVTTPMVLLPVVDELKLDLTAGQLSRLVTASVAPDTTLIEITVGNKDPELAAEIATAVSESLTLIVQSIDSPAAGIETEATASPVRLTLVQPATVPQRPVSPNVPLYIALGALVGLALGVGLAVLREMLDTRIRNERDVQHITDVPIIGGIVFDPKAKERPLIVQADPHSPRAESFRTLRTNLQFLDTDRTRRMFVVTSSIQSEGKSTTAANLAIAVADSGARVLLVDADLRRPKVADYMGIEGAVGLTDLLIGRAELQDVVQRWGRNNLFVLPAGSVPPNPSELLGSTAMVSTIEELGRAFDVVLFDAPPLLPVTDAAVLTRSVGGAIVVVSAGRAHRAHLEGAIAALANVDAQISGIVLTMLPTKGPDAYGYGRYGYGYGYGYASSAAETESPRSAKAAAKAAAKNGVGV
- a CDS encoding arsenate reductase/protein-tyrosine-phosphatase family protein; protein product: MSLSILVVCTGNVCRSPLAEQLLAARFADAGFDATVYSAGTAALVGEPMPVQAVALSTRYGGVPGNHVGVQLTQQLVDAADLVLTASREHRAAVASMVPRAARRSYTLREFARIVQFLEQDPDGFVSLAEASSPLEIIGAVSTNRGFATRPNLAINDDVVDPFGRSSEVYEESGRVIEAAVTAIVRAFTAVSRTGRGDAA